The proteins below come from a single bacterium genomic window:
- a CDS encoding GDP-L-fucose synthase, translated as MLNDKVILITGGTGFLGSFVVEKLKKKGYRNIFIPRSKNYNLVQMEAVKRLYKDSTPDIVIHLAAKVGGIGVNRENPGRFFYDNLMMGIQMMEQGRKFEIEKFVALGTICCYPKFTPVPFKEKDLWNGYPEETNAPYGLAKKMLLVQSQAYRQQYGFNSIFLMPVNLYGPRDNYNPKSSHVIPALIKKCFDAKKEGKDSIVIWGTGKATREFLYVEDCAEAIILAAEKYNKPDPVNIGAGFEISIKNLIALIAELTEFKGKIVWDTSKPDGQPRRKLDVSKARKEFGFAAKTDFKEGLRKTIEWYDGENG; from the coding sequence ATGCTAAATGATAAGGTTATTCTTATTACAGGAGGAACAGGGTTTCTTGGTTCATTTGTGGTAGAGAAGTTAAAAAAGAAAGGATATAGAAATATTTTTATTCCCAGAAGCAAAAATTATAATCTTGTCCAAATGGAAGCTGTTAAAAGGCTTTACAAGGATTCTACTCCTGACATCGTAATTCATTTAGCCGCAAAGGTTGGTGGAATTGGAGTAAATCGTGAAAATCCAGGTAGATTTTTCTATGATAATTTAATGATGGGTATTCAGATGATGGAACAAGGCAGAAAATTTGAAATAGAAAAGTTTGTTGCCCTTGGGACTATATGTTGTTATCCAAAATTTACTCCTGTTCCATTTAAGGAGAAAGATTTATGGAATGGATATCCAGAAGAAACAAACGCTCCTTATGGATTAGCGAAGAAAATGCTTTTAGTTCAATCTCAGGCTTACCGCCAGCAATACGGTTTTAACTCCATATTTTTAATGCCGGTAAATCTCTATGGTCCAAGAGATAATTATAATCCAAAATCATCACATGTAATACCAGCTCTTATAAAAAAATGTTTTGATGCCAAGAAAGAAGGAAAGGATAGTATAGTCATCTGGGGAACAGGTAAGGCAACCAGGGAATTCTTGTATGTTGAGGATTGCGCTGAAGCGATTATTTTGGCTGCGGAAAAATATAATAAGCCGGATCCAGTAAATATTGGTGCTGGTTTTGAAATTTCCATAAAAAATTTGATTGCTTTAATTGCCGAACTAACCGAGTTTAAAGGTAAGATTGTCTGGGATACTTCCAAACCGGACGGACAGCCAAGAAGAAAACTAGATGTATCTAAAG